In a genomic window of Kocuria turfanensis:
- a CDS encoding SURF1 family cytochrome oxidase biogenesis protein, with the protein MGTYRFLLSGKWLGFFLLACAAAVVSVYLGGWQMDRNDHLVGENAKITQNYRAEPLAGAAAVEQFAAHDPSLTWRPVELTGEYLPQDQVLVRNRPQDGRVGYEVLVPFRTQDGDVVVLDRGWIPTGEAANGMPDEVPTPPAGRVTVTARLQPGEPAVSRGAPAGQIASIDLEELRERWDRPNGTAAYGEVFAEDPAPAAAPAPAPEPETDSGPHLSYSLQWYAFAALFFVAWGYAARQQARNDAWDRQFAQEMERRLARFYDEDGNYIGEGDEELVVRQLEMADDMPAHLRSLMRPRPQRRRSRPTCEDEEDAMLDALEASAADRSGSRVPLRSADELH; encoded by the coding sequence ATGGGCACCTACCGTTTCCTACTCAGCGGCAAGTGGCTGGGCTTCTTCCTCCTCGCCTGCGCCGCCGCCGTGGTCTCGGTGTACCTGGGCGGCTGGCAGATGGACCGCAACGACCACCTGGTCGGTGAGAACGCCAAGATCACGCAGAACTACCGCGCCGAGCCCCTGGCCGGTGCGGCCGCCGTCGAGCAGTTCGCCGCCCACGACCCTTCCCTCACCTGGCGCCCGGTCGAGCTCACGGGCGAGTACCTGCCCCAGGACCAGGTGCTGGTCCGCAACAGGCCGCAGGACGGCCGCGTCGGCTACGAGGTCCTCGTCCCGTTCCGCACGCAGGACGGGGACGTCGTGGTCCTCGACCGCGGCTGGATCCCCACGGGCGAGGCGGCCAACGGGATGCCGGACGAGGTGCCGACCCCGCCCGCCGGCCGGGTCACGGTCACCGCCCGGCTCCAGCCCGGGGAGCCGGCCGTCAGCCGCGGCGCCCCCGCGGGCCAGATCGCCTCGATCGACCTCGAGGAGCTGCGCGAGCGCTGGGACCGGCCGAACGGGACGGCGGCCTACGGCGAGGTCTTCGCCGAGGACCCGGCCCCCGCGGCGGCCCCCGCGCCGGCTCCGGAGCCGGAGACCGACTCCGGGCCGCACCTGTCCTACTCGTTGCAGTGGTACGCGTTCGCGGCGCTGTTCTTCGTGGCCTGGGGCTACGCCGCCCGCCAGCAGGCCCGCAACGACGCCTGGGACCGCCAGTTCGCCCAGGAGATGGAGCGCCGGCTCGCACGGTTCTACGACGAGGACGGCAACTACATCGGCGAGGGCGACGAGGAGCTCGTCGTCCGCCAGCTCGAGATGGCCGACGACATGCCCGCCCACCTCAGGTCGCTCATGCGCCCCCGGCCGCAGCGCCGGCGCTCCCGCCCCACCTGTGAGGACGAGGAGGACGCGATGCTGGACGCCCTGGAGGCGTCGGCCGCGGACCGGAGCGGGAGCCGGGTCCCGCTCCGGTCCGCGGACGAATTGCACTGA
- a CDS encoding WecB/TagA/CpsF family glycosyltransferase: protein MLKYQTQTDKRGEIEIPVSGIRVTPMDTNELHRWIAATWEERRKTVILGHNLHSLYTWEVNPTFRAFYDKADVVLTDGFPILKMAKWCSGRPLSARRHRIGTMDWLPGLIRSTPVRRVAVIGASPESNAATVALLRAGDPERTVEGWPGEGWNLALEDRIVGTLQEFRPDFVIVGLGMPLQEEFLSRHWEELPTAIYAAVGGVIDQYSGIQKSAPRWLGPLGLEWAYRLATQPRRLGHRYLVEPWILAYLLAAKAVRQGTRGADASS, encoded by the coding sequence ATGCTTAAGTACCAGACTCAGACGGACAAGCGGGGCGAGATCGAGATCCCGGTCAGCGGCATCCGGGTGACACCGATGGACACCAATGAGCTGCACCGGTGGATTGCGGCCACCTGGGAGGAGCGGCGCAAGACCGTGATTCTCGGCCACAATCTGCACAGTCTCTACACGTGGGAGGTCAACCCGACGTTCCGCGCTTTCTACGACAAGGCCGACGTGGTGCTGACGGATGGCTTTCCCATCCTGAAAATGGCCAAGTGGTGCTCCGGGCGGCCGCTCAGCGCCAGGCGCCACCGTATCGGCACCATGGATTGGTTGCCCGGCCTGATCCGGAGCACCCCCGTGCGGCGCGTGGCCGTCATTGGCGCGAGCCCCGAAAGCAACGCCGCCACGGTTGCTCTCCTCCGTGCGGGGGACCCCGAGCGCACGGTCGAGGGCTGGCCCGGCGAAGGGTGGAACCTCGCACTCGAGGACCGCATCGTCGGAACCCTCCAGGAGTTCCGGCCGGACTTCGTCATCGTGGGCCTGGGGATGCCGCTGCAGGAGGAGTTCCTGAGCCGGCACTGGGAGGAGTTGCCCACGGCGATCTATGCGGCCGTCGGCGGGGTGATCGACCAGTACTCCGGGATCCAGAAATCGGCTCCGCGCTGGCTCGGGCCCCTGGGCCTGGAATGGGCCTACCGGCTGGCCACCCAGCCGCGGCGGCTGGGCCACCGGTACCTCGTCGAACCGTGGATCCTCGCCTATCTCCTGGCGGCCAAGGCTGTCCGGCAGGGCACCAGAGGGGCGGACGCCAGTTCCTGA
- a CDS encoding copper resistance CopC family protein, producing MTSALRRTAATVSAVGALTALGLAPAAAHDEVLSTSPEQDAVLETAPEQIELSYSGEIMDIGHQVLVTGPDGQSVTEGPLERDGSQVIQPLAETGSEEGTYQVVWRVVSSDGHPIEGTYTYEVGDSVDITTPAPTLSTTPTETPTGEGADSSDSSAQAQDAAVQENSGSFSGWAVGATVVVLALAVIGLLGLMSRRRRKN from the coding sequence ATGACTTCTGCTCTGCGCCGTACCGCCGCCACTGTGAGCGCGGTAGGCGCCCTGACCGCCCTGGGACTGGCCCCCGCCGCCGCCCATGACGAGGTGCTGAGCACCTCCCCCGAACAGGATGCGGTGCTGGAGACCGCCCCCGAACAAATCGAGCTCTCCTACAGCGGGGAGATCATGGACATCGGCCACCAGGTGCTCGTGACCGGCCCCGACGGGCAGTCCGTGACCGAGGGCCCGCTCGAGCGCGACGGTTCCCAAGTGATCCAGCCCCTGGCCGAGACCGGGTCCGAGGAAGGGACCTACCAGGTGGTCTGGCGGGTGGTCTCCAGCGACGGCCACCCCATCGAAGGCACCTACACCTACGAGGTGGGTGACAGTGTGGACATCACCACCCCGGCCCCCACCCTCAGCACCACCCCGACCGAGACCCCGACCGGTGAGGGCGCCGACAGCTCGGACAGCTCCGCCCAAGCCCAGGACGCGGCCGTACAGGAGAATTCCGGAAGCTTCTCCGGATGGGCCGTCGGCGCCACCGTGGTGGTGCTGGCCCTGGCCGTGATCGGGCTACTGGGCTTGATGTCCCGTCGCCGCCGCAAGAACTGA
- a CDS encoding cation diffusion facilitator family transporter translates to MSIIIPVLSLVIMPVLVAVKKKAGTALGDDLILAGAAETGICALLSVSTLTGLILFPLTGAAWVDPVAGLILFAFALPEGKESGASLSRATTRTRTRTDRHPVPPRWSRSPRNAEGPCVWQGPQLSPAGLRIQDTTPTALHVVD, encoded by the coding sequence GTGAGCATCATCATCCCGGTGCTCTCGCTGGTCATCATGCCGGTGCTGGTCGCGGTCAAGAAGAAGGCCGGCACGGCCCTGGGGGACGACCTGATCCTGGCTGGTGCCGCCGAGACCGGGATTTGCGCGCTGCTGTCCGTCTCCACTCTGACTGGGCTGATCCTCTTCCCGCTGACCGGCGCGGCGTGGGTAGACCCGGTGGCCGGGCTTATCCTCTTCGCCTTCGCCCTCCCCGAGGGCAAGGAGTCCGGGGCGAGCTTGTCGAGAGCGACGACGAGGACGAGGACGAGGACTGATCGACATCCCGTTCCACCACGCTGGTCACGATCACCACGCAACGCTGAGGGGCCTTGTGTCTGGCAGGGCCCTCAGCTGTCCCCGGCGGGGTTGCGCATCCAGGACACAACACCCACTGCCTTACATGTGGTGGATTAG